A region from the Leptolyngbya iicbica LK genome encodes:
- a CDS encoding phosphomannose isomerase type II C-terminal cupin domain gives MSMQALAVPDGVAATELRPWGSFTVLEEGRGYKIKRIEVKPGHRLSLQMHHHRSEHWIVVSGTAKVTCGEKETLLSTNQSTYVPPCTSHRLENSGVIPLILIEVQNGEYLGEDDIVRFQDDYSRSESK, from the coding sequence ATGTCGATGCAGGCTTTGGCCGTCCCGGATGGGGTTGCGGCCACTGAACTGCGGCCATGGGGTTCCTTTACGGTTTTAGAAGAGGGCCGAGGTTACAAAATTAAGCGGATTGAGGTGAAGCCTGGCCATCGTCTGAGCTTGCAAATGCACCACCACCGCAGTGAACACTGGATCGTGGTTTCTGGTACGGCCAAGGTGACTTGCGGCGAGAAAGAGACATTGCTCAGCACCAATCAATCGACTTACGTCCCCCCTTGCACGTCTCACCGCTTAGAAAATTCTGGCGTGATTCCCTTGATTTTGATTGAAGTGCAAAACGGTGAATATCTAGGCGAAGACGATATCGTGCGCTTCCAGGATGATTATTCTCGTTCTGAAAGCAAGTAA
- the ccsB gene encoding c-type cytochrome biogenesis protein CcsB, whose protein sequence is MDLVTLQGWLDNTAFAILFCTMLAYWSSLAFPQVRLLGSLGTMGMALANMAIAALLTARWIEGGYFPLSNLYESLFFVIWGITAVHLVAERMSQSQLVGAITAPIAMGMTAFGTLTLPDNMQVSEPLVPALKSNWLMMHVSVMLLSYAALMVGALMAIAFLIVTRGQAVELRGSSVGTGAFRETKLRRNTDSLETVGAPSLAMSAESISRDGGTAVLEKVATASTAVPHKLTPQRLTLADTLDNISYRIIGIGFPLLTIGIISGAVWANEAWGSYWSWDPKETWALITWLVFAAYLHARITKGWQGRRPAILAASGFLVVWVCYLGVNILGKGLHSYGWFF, encoded by the coding sequence ATGGATCTTGTAACGCTGCAAGGATGGCTAGATAACACAGCCTTTGCCATTCTGTTTTGCACTATGTTGGCCTACTGGAGCAGTCTTGCCTTCCCACAGGTGCGCCTCTTAGGCAGCCTGGGCACGATGGGCATGGCGCTAGCCAATATGGCGATCGCGGCCTTACTGACGGCCCGGTGGATTGAAGGCGGCTATTTTCCGCTGAGCAATCTCTACGAGTCCCTGTTTTTTGTGATTTGGGGCATTACTGCGGTTCACCTCGTGGCTGAGCGCATGAGTCAGAGTCAATTGGTGGGGGCGATTACGGCCCCCATCGCCATGGGCATGACAGCTTTCGGCACCCTGACGTTACCCGACAACATGCAAGTTTCAGAGCCGCTGGTACCCGCGCTGAAATCGAACTGGTTGATGATGCATGTCAGCGTGATGCTGCTGAGCTATGCCGCGTTGATGGTGGGCGCACTGATGGCGATCGCGTTTCTGATTGTGACTCGGGGGCAAGCCGTCGAGCTCCGGGGCAGTTCCGTCGGTACGGGAGCCTTTCGAGAAACCAAGCTGCGCCGGAATACCGACAGCTTAGAGACAGTTGGGGCTCCTAGCTTGGCGATGAGTGCTGAGTCGATCTCCCGCGATGGCGGCACCGCCGTGTTAGAAAAGGTCGCCACGGCGTCAACCGCAGTTCCTCACAAGCTGACTCCCCAACGCTTAACGTTGGCCGACACGTTAGACAACATTAGCTATCGCATTATTGGTATCGGCTTTCCGTTGCTGACGATCGGCATCATTTCGGGAGCGGTGTGGGCCAACGAAGCCTGGGGCTCTTACTGGAGCTGGGATCCCAAAGAAACCTGGGCGCTGATTACCTGGCTGGTGTTTGCGGCTTACTTACACGCTCGCATCACAAAGGGCTGGCAAGGACGGCGTCCGGCAATTTTGGCCGCGTCTGGGTTTCTCGTCGTCTGGGTCTGTTATCTCGGCGTCAATATTCTTGGCAAAGGCTTGCACAGCTACGGCTGGTTCTTTTGA